Genomic window (Verrucomicrobiota bacterium):
GATGTCCAAACCACCAGAGTATCAGGGGTGAGAAAAGTGCGCAGGCGCCCGCATACAAGGCCAGGACTATCCAAAATATTCTGGCAGGGTTCACAGTTGCATTGTCATGCAGTGCGCGCCACTTGTCGATGTTATTCTTGGTATTTGTGGATATTATCCGTATCGCGGCAGGATGGAACGGTCTGGTTTTTGATGGAGTTTATGCCCGTCGCGGGGCGACCCGCCGGGCCCGGCCCTGCCCTACCCGCGGCCGCCGCCGCCTCAGAGGATGTCGAAGGTTTTGACCAGCCCACCCTCAAACCGGAAACGATGATGAACCGTTCGATCGGTGAGCAGGCCGCCTTCCAGGTCACGCACGACCTGGTGGACCTCGACCACGACATCATCGTTTTCGCCTTCGAAGCGTTGCGGTTCGACCCTTGGATTGATCTGCCGCCACTGGCGCGTCCAGTAATCGTACACGGCGCCCCGGCCTTGAACGGTTCCGCCTTCCAGCCCGTTTGCCCAGACCACATCCGGGTGCAGCCCGGACACGGCCCGTTCGATGTCGCGGCGGTTAAAGGCTTCGTAGAGCGCCCGTAACAAGTCGTGCTTTTCAGCCATGAGCACCCTTGAACCCGCCGGCGCACCGCTGCAAGCGGATCGTCTATTCGTGATGAAAAGTGAAAAGGAGGAAGTTAGAAACCGGCGCCGTCAGCGGACCCGGAAATCGGCGGGCTTCATTTGGCCGGCCGCGTCAACTCCGGACGGCGCATCTCGCCGCAGATAAAACGCAACGCCTCGGGCAACTCAGCGCGCCAGACCGCGAAGTCATGGATGCCGGCGGTAACCCGCATTGCCACCGGGAACTTGTGCTCACGCATCATTTTATAGACCGGCCCGATCTGGGTCTCGATGTCGAAGTCGTCGTGGTCCCCGGAGTTGATGTAGAGCGCAATCGGGAGGCGCTTGGCGAAGAATCCATCGATTAATGAAGGGTAGTTGACGCGTTCCCAGACCTCCCGATC
Coding sequences:
- a CDS encoding nuclear transport factor 2 family protein encodes the protein MAEKHDLLRALYEAFNRRDIERAVSGLHPDVVWANGLEGGTVQGRGAVYDYWTRQWRQINPRVEPQRFEGENDDVVVEVHQVVRDLEGGLLTDRTVHHRFRFEGGLVKTFDIL